TTCGTGGCCACCTACAACGACCGGATCCACAGCGAAATCGGCACCTCGCCGCGCATCGCGTGGATCGCCGAGGGCTGGCTGCCGCGCATGCCCGCGAACCTGGAAGACCTCGATGGCCTGCTGCTCACGGTCGCCCAGTCCCGGGTGGTGCGCCGTGATGGCATCCGCTTCCAGGGCCTGCGCTACGTCTCCCCAACGCTGGCCGGCTACGTCGGACGGTCAGTAGTGATCCGCTACGACCCCCGCGACATCACCGAGATCCGCGTGTTCGACCATGACGAGTTCCTCTGCAAGGCAGTCAACCAGGAGCACCACGATCAGAAGATCGGCCTCAAGGAGATTCAGGCTGCCCGCAACGCTCGCCGTCGCGCCCTGCGCCAAGGCATCAATGAACGGATCGCCGTCGTCGCCGCGAACACCACCGAGAAGCCACCGACAGCCGAGCCGCCGGCGCCGCGGCGGAAGTTGAAGGTCTACAAGGAGGACCTGAGGTGAACCAGCGCTTCATCGTCACCAAGGAGCATCGCCGCTTCACCGAGTTCGCCGACGCTGTCCGCCGCGGCCGCACCATCGGTCTGTGCTTCGGACCGGCCGGGGTGGGCAAGACGCTGTCCGCGCGCCGCTACGCCCACTGGGAGAAGGCCTATGACCTGCTGACCTACTGGGGGCCGCGCGCCGACAGCGACGCCAAGGTCTATGCCGCTCTGGCCCGCAGCCGCACCGTGCTCTACACCCCCAGCGTCCTCACCACCCCACGGGTGCTGAAGGACGAGCTCGACCAGGCCCTCGCCCGCACCAGCATCTGCATCGAGCAGCACCTCGAAGCAGTCGGCCAGATCACCCCGGCCCGACGGCACGGCAGGAACTACGTCGAGCTGCTCATCGTCGACGAGTCCGAACGGCTCCGTCCCACCGCGCTGGAGCTGCTGCGCGATCGCTACGACCGCGACAACATCGCGCTGATCCTGATCGGCATGCCCGGGCTGGAGAAGCAGTTCAGCCACTACCCCCAGTTCTACAGCCGTGTCGGCTTCGCCCACCAGTACCGGCCCCTGGGCACGGACGAGCTGCTGTTCGTCCTCCAGCGTCACTGGCGCTCCCTGGGCAAGACCCTCGACTCCGAGGACTTCACCGACGCTCAGGCCATCGCCACCATCACTCGCATCACCCGCGGGAACTTCCGACTGCTAGAGCGGCTCTTCCCGCAGATCGAGCGCGTCATGAGGATCAACGAGCTCGACACCATCACCAACGATGTCATCGAAGCAGCTGCCAGCACTCTCGTCATTGGCACCACCTGAGACCGCCACGGAGCATCGACAGAACCCCGGCATTTACCGGCGAAGGTCACAGTCTCGTGGGCGGGCGGGGTGTGTAAAGGGGTATACCCGACTGGACGGTTTCTCAGGCACACCCTAGAGCGGCATCCCCACCTCGTGGCCTCCTCCCGGCCAGGATGGGCGGCGGGCACCCTCGCGCGACGCATCTCACGAGGCCCGGGTACACGGATCGGTGGGAGTGGGCCGGGCTGGGCGTTATTAGTTCACGAATGCTTCCGCGTGAGCTGCGCGCGCAGGGCTCGGCCAGTGTGGGTCTCCATGGCGGGCAGGTTGGCGGCCGGGCCTTTTGGATGCCGCATGCGACGCATCTGCACGACGCTCACCAGAGGGCGATCTCCGCAAAGGGCAAGGTTAATCAACCAGTGTCACGATGCCGTGGAATGCATACGACCTTGGGGGTCCCGGCGATTCGTCACCATCGTTACCTCATCCTCAGCAAAGAGGCGCATAACTCGAACGAGTACACGAAGCGGGATGAAAGTCAAATGCTGGGTACTGGACCTGTCGGAAGCGACCAGCCATCCAGCCAGTTCGTCCGGGGTGCGCTCGACGCGAGGATCACTCTCGTCTAGGGCCCACCAGTCGCTAAGGGCCAGAGATTCGAGGGTCCATGCGAAGCGCATGATGAGGCTGTGGATGAAGAGGTTACAGACCTCGTTTGCCGTGACCACCACCTCCGCGGGTGCCTCCATGTCGTACATGTCGAGATCTCCAAGGGCATCCCAGACGTCAGGTGCCTTCGCGCCCACCCGCAGGGGGTAACGGACCACTCTTGCCTTTGTCTCCCTTGTTGCTTTGGTGACCTTGGACGGCATCCCGATCAGGCGCCGGACGGCGAAGGCTCCGTTCATGACGTCCCGCTCAACAAGGTAGAGCGCTTCTATCTCCGCCTCATATGAATCCGCGCCATCTAGTTGTGATGTCCAGGGACGTTGTTGCGTGAACAGCTGACAGGCGAAGGCCTGGTCTAGGACCGCAGGGACGCCCAGCCGGGCCCGTTCCAAGCGCTCGGCAGCGTTGGCAAGATCGCGCTTCCACGGCCAAGACTCGTTGAACATGGACACACCATACGAGCCCGCTGGCCGGATTGATCTACCACGGTGGCCCTGTGGGAGGGCGCACTCACGCTGCTGCTAAGGGATCGATCAACGCGTTCGGTCAGTCGACCTGGTGCCCACGAGGCTGTGCCCCCATTTCGACATGGCTGGTGTGCTATAGGGATGGGGTTCACATAAGTGGTCCGTGGAGCTCGGTTACGGTAGAAGCATGGGCGCATGGTGGCAGCTTGAAACAGGGAGCCGGCTGACACCGTTGAACGGCAAGAACACGGTTCCAGATGAGTTGATGCTCCTGGTCACGGACGCGGATCACTTCGTCGATGAGGCCCAAGTTGAAGCGCTGTCCGAGCTCGAGGCCTGCGGACGTGAGGACGGGCCGGTACGAACTGGTACCACCGGGCTCGAGGTAACCATGAGCCTCGAGGTCCGAAGACGCCTTCTGAATCTTGAGGTTGACCCCGTTGGGTGGACATCCTCGCGCGTCCTGACTTTGTTCCCTAACGGTCACTGCGAGTTTCGGCCCATCTGGTGTTTCGGCCATCGTTTGCGGGCAGACCGCGTGAGCGTGCGACGCCTTGGCCACGCCCCGACCCGGCCACCTGGCCGAAATCCCTCGTTAGTGAGCGGACCGAACGACGAGTTTGCGACACTGGGCGCATGAGCGACGGCCCAATCACTCCCCCGCACCCGAAAGTCGGCATGGTGCCCGCGCAGCCTGCGGCCAAGCCCGAGCGCGGCCGGGTGAAACACCCGCGCCTGTGGGGAGTGCTGGGCTGGGCAGCCACCGCCGTGATCCTGGGCCTGATCGTGGCCGCCGTACTCACGATCGTGCTGTGGCTCATGTTCCGAGGCGTATGGCCCTGGGACGACAGCGACAGGCTCAAGGTCAAGGGCATCGACCTGCTGAAGCTCGCCCTGAGCGTCGTGGCCGGCGCAGGCGGTGCGGTCGCGCTGACCATCTCGGTGCTCAAACAGCGCATCCTCGAGCGCGACGCCGAAGGCCAACGGGCCGAGGCTGCGGCCCAAAGAGAGGTCGATGCGGCGTTCCGGTCCCGCTACGGTGAGGCCGCGACTCAGCTCGGCAGTGACCGGGCGGCGGTACAGCTGGCCGGGGTGTACGCGATGGCCAACCTGGCCGACGACTGGCCTGAACAGCGCCAGCAGTGCGTCGACGTGCTGTGCGGGTTTCTCCGCCTCCCCCCACCCGCCGATGAAGGTCTAGGGGCTGCGGACGCGAAGATCCGTACCACCATCGGCGCTGTCCTCCGCGACCATCTACAAGAAGGAGGCGCGTGGTGCGGGCTCGACTTCAACCTCATCGGCGCCTACTTGGTCGACCTGGACCTCATAGGTGCTCGCTTTACCGGCCGGAACACCTGGTTTACCGGGGCGCAGTTCACCGGCGAGCACACCACGTTCGACCTGGCGCGGTTCGCCAGCGAGCACACCTCGTTCGCCGAGGCGCGGTTCACCGGCGAGCACACCTCGTTCGCCGAGGCGCGGTTCACCGGCGAGCACACCACGTTCGCCAAGGCGGAGTTCACCGGCAAAACCACCTCGTTCGGCGAGGCGGAGTTCACCGGCAAAACCACCTCGTTCGGCGGGGCGGAGTTCACCGGCGAGAACACCTGGTTCGCCGGGGCGGAGTTCACCGGCGAGCACACCTGGTTCGCCGGGGCGGAGTTCACCGGCGAGAACACCTGGTTCGGCGGGGCGGAGTTCACCGGCAAAACCACCTCGTTCGCCGGTGCGCAGTTCACCGGCAACCGTGAGCAAGTGTTTAAGGAAGCGGTCGTGCCACAGTATGCCCTAATCGGGGCGCAATTCGCAGTCGAGCCGTAATGGTCGTTTGTGGCGGGCGTCCGGGATGCGACGGGGCGGCGTCGGATGTGCGGCGCGTCGCTCGCCAAATGACTCGCCACAACTGAAGTGCCAGAACTAGGGCGTGTCTGAGAATAGATGCACGAGTCAGCTGAGACCCTGGGGACATGTCCCGGTTCCAGATGCTCTCCGACGCCCAATGGGAGTTGATCGCCCCGATGCTCCCGACCCGGACCGGCCGCGCCGGCAGGCCGTTCGCCGACGCCCGCGCCATGGTGGAGGCGATCATCTACCGGTACCGGTGCGGAATCGCTTGGAGGGATCTGCCCGAGGTCTACGGGCCCTGGCAGACCGTGTGGACCTGGCATCGGCGCCTGGCCGAAAAAGGCACCTGGGACACGGTGCTGGCCACGCTGACCGCCGCCGCTGACGCCGAAGGCCTGATCGATTGGTCGGTCTCGGTGGACTCCACGATCGCCCGCGCCCACCAGCACGCGACGAACATCACCCGCCACACAGGGGGATGGATCGAACTACAAGAATCCGCGTGAGGAGCCGGCCGATCACGGCATCGGGCGCTCCCGTGGCGGGCTGAGCACGAAGATCCATCAGCTCGTCGATGGGACCGGGCTGCCGCTGGTCAGCCTGATCACCCCCCGGCCAGGCAGGGGACTCCCCGATGCTGCTTCCTCTTCTGGAGCAGCTGCGCGTGACCCGGCCAGTAGGGCGGCCCCGGACCCGCCCCGAGGCCGTGCTGGGCGATAAGGCGTACTCCTCCCGGGCGATCCGCACCCACCTACGCGCCCGTGGGATCAAAGCGGTCATCCCCGAACCGGCCGACCAGCAGGGCCACCGCAGACGGCGCGGTGCCCGCGGCGGGCGCCCCGTCAGCCTCGACGCGGACGCCTACAAGGGCCGCAACGTCATCGAGCGTCAGTACGCTCACCTGAAGCAGTGGCGGGGTCTGGCGACCCGGTATGACAAGTACGCGATCATCTACAGGGCCGCTGTGGTCCTGAATGCTGTGCTCGCATGGTCAAAAGGGACTGGTGCACGTGTAGGTGACAGTCGTCTTCACGCCGGGTCTGCGGGCGTGTGGTCCATGATCAACTCGTACTCGACCGGCGTCAATCGGCCCAGGCGCACCTGCCGGCGGCGACGGCGGTAGGTCCGCTCGATCCAGGTGATGATCCCGGCCCGCAGCTCGTCCCGGGTGTCCCAGTCGCGTCGGTCCAGCACGTTCTTCTGCAGCAGCGCGAAGAAGGACTCCATAGCCGCGTTGTCCCCGGCAGCACCGACCTGTCCCATGGACCCGATCAGCCCGTGGGCGGTCAGGGCGTCCTGGAATAGGGCCGAGCGGAATTGCGAGCCGCGGTCCGAGTGCACGATGCACCCGGCCACCACGTCGGTGCCTCCGCGGCGGGCCACGGCCTGCTCGAGCGCGTTCACGGCCAACGAGGCCTGCATCCGGTCGGCCATGGAGTACCCCACGATCCGTCCGGCGTAGAGATCCTTGATCGCGCAGAGGTAGAGCTTGCCCTCACCGGTGGGGTGTTCGGTGATGTCGGTCAACCACAGCCGGTTGGGCTCCTCGGCAGAGAAGTCCCGGCGGACGCGGTCATCGTGCACGGGTGGGCCTGGGCGGGTCCCGTTCTTGCCGCGCTTGGCCCCGAACGCGCAGTGCCACTGGTTCTCGTGGCAGAGCCGCCAGGCGGTACGGGCCGCCATCGGAGCGCCAGCATTCTCGGCCTCGTCGCGCAGCAGCCGGTACCCGAACTCGGGATCGTTCTGGTGGGCGTCGTGGAGGGCGTTGGCCCGATGAGCGGCCTCCACCTCCGCGGTGGTGACAGGGTTCTGGAGCCAGCGGTAGTAGGGCTGGCGGGCGAGCTTGAGGACCCGCAAGGACACCGCGACCGGGATCTGGTCGGCGGCGAGCTCGGACACGAGCGGGTACATCATTTTTTCGGCAGGTTCGCCTGGGAGAGGTAGGCCGCGGCGCGGCGTAGGACTTCGTTCTCCTGCTCGAGGAGCCGGATCCTGCGGCGGGCTGCGCGGAGTTCTTCGGCCTCCGTGGCGGTGGTGCCGGGCTTGTTGCCGGCTTCGATCTCGGCTTGGCGCATCCAATTCGTCAGACAGGAGAAGCTGATCCCGAAGTCCTTCGCGATCTGCTTCAAGTGGGTGCCGGGCTCACGGTTCTGGGCGACGCGGACGACGTCGTCGCGGAACTCTTGGGGGTAGGGGGCGGGCATGGTGCACATCCTTCCCCGCGGTGTGGGAACACCACAGATCGTATGTCACCTACACGCGCATCAGTCCCAAACGATTGTCAGACATGCCCTAGCAGCCGATCGCGCTCTCGGGCGGATCAGTGTCCGAACCGCCGCCCACAGGGCCCGGCTAGTCAGACGTCACGGCAATGGCGAACGCGTCCGAGTGCGCCACGGGAGACATGCCGGCTGCCGCGGCCGACGTGGTGCGTCAGGACCTCCCGGCCACGGCTGGCACCGGCGCGCACGAGGCCGTGTTCCAGTGCGAGCTCACGAGTGCGCGCTCCAGGCCTCGAGGCGGCAATCATGCCGTGCGGAGCGAGGCGTCGACACCACGCACCACGATCATGCTGGAGGGCACGTCGATAATGGACCTGACGCAGTCGAAGCCACCCAGGACCTCACGTGGATGCGGTCAGCGACCTCCAGCTGGTGCGCTGCGGAGCTCGGAGCATGCGTTCGACGCCATCCGGTCTGGTGCGTGGCTGACCCGCGGGACGCGTGGCCACGGGCTTGCGGACACACCTGAGGCCCGCAGGCCGGCGGCGCCCCTGAGGCGGGCGGCCCCCGCCCCTGCCGTTGTGCCAATCGGCCCGAGCCACGACGTGGCGGATCCTCCTCGCCCCGTGGACGGTGTGGTTCTCGGTGTGGATCCGTTGGACCGCCTCCATGACGTTCTCGTCTCGAAGGCCCCGTGCGCACGTGGGAGGCGGCTTCGCGGCGCGGCCACCATGCGACGCCAAGAACACCCATCCCATCCCGTTGAGCCGGCGGCAGCAGGCCTTGACCTGGCACAGATCGCGGGCCTCACCGGTGAACGCGACCATGATGTCGTGGGGCGGTCGAGCTCGCGAGAGACGAATCCCCGCCGACGCCGGCCTGCGGGGCAATGGCCCGGTCCGAGTGCGGTCGCGGGCCCCCTTCGTCGGGGTCCCTTCCGAAGAGCGTTCGCCGAGGGGCCGTGGCGAGCTCTGAGACCCGGCCCGCCACGACCCCTGGCCGGCAGCCGAGGTGGGGCACCGGCCCCTGGAAACACGGAAGGCCCCGCACCACCAGGTGCAGGGCCTCCCCCGGGAATGCAAGAAGGGCCCCGCACCAAAGTGCAGGGCCCTCCCCAAAGAATGTCCGGCGGCGACCTACTCTCCCACAACCTCCCGGTTGCAGTACCATCGGCGCTGTGGGCCTTAGCTTCCGGGTTCGGAATGGAACCGGGCGTTTCCCCCACGCTATGACCGCCGTAACCCTTCATCCCACCCCACACCCGACAAACACCAGGCATGGTGGGAAACCATCACGGGTCACACAACAGTGACACTATTCAACAATACTCAACCACCCCAACAGGGCGACCGGTTGCAATCAGACAACCGCACAGTGGACGCAAGCACCACACCCTCACCACCCGAAGCATGGGCAGCAAAGAAAAAAGTGTGTGTAAGTCATCGGCCTATTAGTACTGGTCAGCTTCACGAGTCTTCAGTCCTCGCTTCCACATCCAGCCTATCAACCCAGTGTTCTAGCTGGGGGCCTCACACCCTCAAAGGGGCAAGGAAATCTCATCTCGAAGCCGGCTTCCCGCTTAGATGCTTTCAGCGGTTATCCATCCCGAACGTAGCTAATCAGCCATGCACCTGGCGGTACAACTGACATACCAGAGGTTCGTCCGTCCCGGTCCTCTCGTACTAAGGACAGACCTTCTCAAACTTCCAACGCGCGCAGAGGATAGGGACCGAACTGTCTCACGACGTTCTGAACCCAGCTCGCGTACCGCTTTAATGGGCGAACAGCCCAACCCTTGGGACCTACTCCAGCCCCAGGATGCGACGAGCCGACATCGAGGTGCCAAACCATGCCGTCGATATGGACTCTTGGGCAAGATCAGCCTGTTATCCCCGAGGTACCTTTTATCCGTTGAGCGACGGCCGTTCCACAACGAGCCGCCGGATCACTAGTCCCGACTTTCGTCCCTGCTCGAGCTGCCACTCTCACAGTCAAGCCCCCTTGTGCACTTGCACTCGACACCTGATTGCCAACCAGGCTGAGGGGACCTTTGGGCGCCTCCGTTACATTTTGGGAGGCAACCGCCCCAGTTAAACTACCCATCAGGCACTGTCCCTGACCCGGATCACGGGCCGAAGTTAGATATCCAGAGTGACCAGAGTGGTATTTCAACGATGACTCCACGAACACTGGCGTGCCCGCTTCACAGTCTCCCACCTATCCTACACAAGCCACACCGAACACCAATACCAAACTATAGTAAAGGTCACGGGGTCTTTCCGTCCTTCTGCGCGTAACGAGCATCTTTACTCGTAATGCAATTTCGCCGAGTTCACGGTTGAGACAGCGGGGAAGTCGTTACTCCATTCGTGCAGGTCGGAACTTACCCGACAAGGAATTTCGCTACCTTAGGATGGTTATAGTTACCACCGCCGTTTACTGGGGCTTAAATTCTCCGCTTCGCCGAAGCTAACGGGTCCTCTTAACCTTCCAGCACCGGGCAGGAGTCAGTCCATATACATCGTCTTACGACTTCGCATGGACCTGTGTTTTTGATAAACAGTCGCTTCCCCCTGGTCTCTGCGGCCCCGATCCCCTCACACCAGCACGTGGTGCTCAAGGTTGGGGCCCCCCTTCTCCCGAAGTTACGGGGGCATTTTGCCGAGTTCCTTAACCATGATTCTCTCGATCGCCTTAGTATTCTCTACCTGACCACCTGTGTCGGTTTAGGGTACGGGCAGTTTGAACCTCGCGCCGATGCTTTTCTTGGCAGCATAGGATCACCGGATCACCCACCACGTGGGCGCCCATCAGGTCTCAAGCACATAGCCGGCGGATTTACCTACCGGCAGCCCTACACCCTTAGACCAGGTCGATTCCATTGCCTGGCCCGGCTACCTTCCTGCGTCACACCTGTTAATGCGCTTGCCTCCCCGGTTCAGGTCCCGCGCTCCCCACCACCGACCCCGTCAAAGACGGGGTTCGGGATGGTTCGGGCGGTTAGTATCACCGGCTCAGCAGGGACGGTTCTTCACTGGTACGGGAATATCAACCCGTTGTCCATCGACTACGCCTGTCGGCCTCGCCTTAGGTCCCGACTTACCCAGGGCAGATTAGCTTGACCCTGGAACCCTTAGTCATCCGGCGGACGGGTTTCTCACCCGTCTTTCGCTACTCATGCCTGCATTCTCACTCGTCCACAATCCACCAGAAGTTACCCGCTGGCTTCACCTCGTGAACGACGCTCCCCTACCCATCCAGCAAAACTGAATGCCACGGTTTCGGCGGTGTACTTGAGCCCCGCTACATTGTCGGCGCGGAATCACTTGACCAGTGAGCTATTACGCACTCTTTCAAGGGTGGCTGCTTCTAAGCCAACCTCCTGGTTGTCTCAGCAACTCCACATCCTTTCCCACTTAGCACACGCTTAGGGGCCTTAACCGGTGGTCTGGGCTGTTTCCCTCTCGACTATGAAGCTTATCCCCCACAGTCTCACTGCCACGCTCTCACTTCCCGGCATTCGGAGTTTGGCTGAAGTCAGTAACCTTGTAGGGCCCATCGTCCATCCAGTAGCTCTACCTCCGGGAAGAAACACGTGACGCTGCACCTAAATGCATTTCGGGGAGAACCAGCTATCACGGAGTTTGATTGGCCTTTCACCCCTACCCACAGCTCATCCCCTCCATTTTCAACTGAAGTGGGTTCGGTCCTCCACGCGCTCTTACACGCGCTTCAACCTGGCCATGGGTAGATCACTCCGCTTCGGGTCTAGGACACGCGACTCAATCGCCCTATTCAGACTCGCTTTCGCTACGGCTTCCCCACACGGGTTAACCTCGCCACGTATCACTAACTCGCAGGCTCATTCTTCAAAAGGCACGCTGTCACCCCAACAAGGAGGCTCCAACGGTTTGTAGGCACATGGTTTCAGGTACTATTTCACTCCCCTCCCGGGGTACTTTTCACCATTCCCTCACGGTACTGATCCGCTATCGGTCAACAGGTAGTATTCAGGCTTACCAGGTGGTCCTGGCAGATTCACACGGGATTCCTCGGGCCCCGTGCTACTCGGGCGACCCTCCAACAGCGGCGGAACACATTTCGACTACGGGACTCTCACCCTCTACGGTCCAGCATCCACACTGGTTCGTCTATATGCCCGCACCTCACTGCGCCATGCCGGCAGACATGACAAGGAGGGGCCCACAACACCGCACATGCAACCCCTGCCGGGTATCACACACATACGGTTTAGCCCCATCCGCGTTCGCTCGCCACTACTAACGGAATCACTTTTGTTTTCTCTTCCTGTGGGTACTGAGATGTTTCACTTCCCCACGTTCCCTCCAACCGGTCTATGTGTTCAACCGGTGGTCACACGACACGTCGTGCGGGGTTTCCCCATTCGGAAATCCTGGTCTCAACGTCCGGTTATCGACTCCACCAGGCTTATCGCAGATTCCCACGTCCTTCTTCGGCTCCTGTTGCCAAGGCATCCACCATGCGCCCTTAGAAACTTCCACACACAATGAAAGTCCTCAAATGAGCAAAAATATAACTAAGATGTCATTCTCGGCGTCACCACACCTCACACACCACCCCAGGGGGAACAGTGCGATCAACGATGCAGCAACAATAAAAATAAGATGCTCGCGTCCACTATGCAGTTCTCAAACAACAACCCACACCCCATCCACTCACCCACAAGGTGCAGCTTCACAAGGCGCGGAGACCAGAAACAACAACCCCACCCCCACGGGCAGGGCGCCTGCTGTTCCAGGACCCAACAGTGTGCCAACACCAGCTCGCAGCCACCAACACCACCCATTCCAACCCAACCCCCAAAGAGGTTCGGCGTACTCGAGCACTGCCGGCGCCACCACTGGCACCATTCATCGATGTTCCACCCATGAGCAACCCGCCATCACACACTCGGTGATGCAACGGGCACTTAATGCTCCTTAGAAAGGAGGTGATCCAGCCGCACCTTCCGGTACGGCTACCTTGTTACGACTTAGTCCCAATCGCTGGTCCCACCTTCGACGGCTCCCCCCACAAGGGTTAGGCCACCGGCTTCGGGTGTTACCGACTTTCGTGACTTGACGGGCGGTGTGTACAAGGCCCGGGAACGTATTCACCGCAGCGTTGCTGATCTGCGATTACTAGCGACTCCGACTTCATGGGGTCGAGTTGCAGACCCCAATCCGAACTGAGACCGGCTTTTTGGGATTAGCTCCACCTCACAGTATCGCAACCCATTGTACCGGCCATTGTAGCATGCGTGAAGCCCAAGACATAAGGGGCATGATGATTTGACGTCGTCCCCACCTTCCTCCGAGTTGACCCCGGCAGTCTCCCATGAGTCCCCACCATTACGTGCTGGCAACATGGAACGAGGGTTGCGCTCGTTGCGGGACTTAACCCAACATCTCACGACACGAGCTGACGACAACCATGCACCACCTGTGATCCCGCCCCAAAGGGGAAACCGTATCTCTACGGCGATCGAGAACATGTCAAGCCTTGGTAAGGTTCTTCGCGTTGCATCGAATTAATCCGCATGCTCCGCCGCTTGTGCGGGCCCCCGTCAATTCCTTTGAGTTTTAGCCTTGCGGCCGTACTCCCCAGGCGGGGCACTTAATGCGTTAGCTGCGGCGCGGAAACCGTGGAATGGTCCCCACA
The sequence above is a segment of the Micrococcus endophyticus genome. Coding sequences within it:
- a CDS encoding IS3 family transposase (programmed frameshift), encoding MPAPYPQEFRDDVVRVAQNREPGTHLKQIAKDFGISFSCLTNWMRQAEIEAGNKPGTTATEAEELRAARRRIRLLEQENEVLRRAAAYLSQANLPKMMYPLVSELAADQIPVAVSLRVLKLARQPYYRWLQNPVTTAEVEAAHRANALHDAHQNDPEFGYRLLRDEAENAGAPMAARTAWRLCHENQWHCAFGAKRGKNGTRPGPPVHDDRVRRDFSAEEPNRLWLTDITEHPTGEGKLYLCAIKDLYAGRIVGYSMADRMQASLAVNALEQAVARRGGTDVVAGCIVHSDRGSQFRSALFQDALTAHGLIGSMGQVGAAGDNAAMESFFALLQKNVLDRRDWDTRDELRAGIITWIERTYRRRRRQVRLGRLTPVEYELIMDHTPADPA
- a CDS encoding AAA family ATPase; the protein is MNQRFIVTKEHRRFTEFADAVRRGRTIGLCFGPAGVGKTLSARRYAHWEKAYDLLTYWGPRADSDAKVYAALARSRTVLYTPSVLTTPRVLKDELDQALARTSICIEQHLEAVGQITPARRHGRNYVELLIVDESERLRPTALELLRDRYDRDNIALILIGMPGLEKQFSHYPQFYSRVGFAHQYRPLGTDELLFVLQRHWRSLGKTLDSEDFTDAQAIATITRITRGNFRLLERLFPQIERVMRINELDTITNDVIEAAASTLVIGTT
- a CDS encoding pentapeptide repeat-containing protein translates to MSDGPITPPHPKVGMVPAQPAAKPERGRVKHPRLWGVLGWAATAVILGLIVAAVLTIVLWLMFRGVWPWDDSDRLKVKGIDLLKLALSVVAGAGGAVALTISVLKQRILERDAEGQRAEAAAQREVDAAFRSRYGEAATQLGSDRAAVQLAGVYAMANLADDWPEQRQQCVDVLCGFLRLPPPADEGLGAADAKIRTTIGAVLRDHLQEGGAWCGLDFNLIGAYLVDLDLIGARFTGRNTWFTGAQFTGEHTTFDLARFASEHTSFAEARFTGEHTSFAEARFTGEHTTFAKAEFTGKTTSFGEAEFTGKTTSFGGAEFTGENTWFAGAEFTGEHTWFAGAEFTGENTWFGGAEFTGKTTSFAGAQFTGNREQVFKEAVVPQYALIGAQFAVEP